In the genome of Xanthomonas translucens pv. cerealis, one region contains:
- a CDS encoding AbrB/MazE/SpoVT family DNA-binding domain-containing protein, protein MEATVAERGQITLPKAVRDALGLSKGTILKVELDGGRIILRKSVDDAISRARGRFKLDGFASTDEAMRAIRGRAPGDPFEPAAKP, encoded by the coding sequence ATGGAAGCCACCGTCGCCGAGCGCGGTCAGATCACCTTGCCCAAGGCCGTGCGCGACGCGCTGGGCCTGAGCAAGGGCACCATCCTGAAGGTGGAGCTGGACGGCGGCCGCATCATCCTGCGCAAGAGCGTGGACGATGCGATCTCGCGCGCCCGCGGCCGCTTCAAGCTCGACGGCTTCGCCAGCACCGACGAGGCGATGCGCGCGATCCGCGGCCGCGCGCCGGGCGATCCGTTCGAACCCGCCGCCAAGCCATGA
- the acnA gene encoding aconitate hydratase AcnA has translation MSDSFSTRASLEVNGKRYAYYSLPKLAERFDIGRLPYSLKILLENLLRHEDGGVSVGKDHIEAVAKWDPKAEPDTEIAFMPARVVLQDFTGVPCVVDLAAMRDAVVKLGGRPEQINPLIPSELVIDHSVQVDVFGKADALDLNGKIEFQRNKERYGFLRWGQKAFDNFKVVPPNTGIVHQVNLEHLARVVMTGEHDGETIAYPDTVFGTDSHTTMINGIGVLGWGVGGIEAEAAMLGQPSSMLIPQVVGFKLSGRLPEGATATDLVLTVTQMLRKHGVVGKFVEFFGEGLQHLPLADRATIGNMAPEYGATCGIFPVDAESLTYLRLSGRSEEQIALVEAYAKAQGLWHDADTAHAAYSATLELDMGQVKPSLAGPKRPQDRVLLEDMQRNFRDNLVPFAEARHKRHSDLKQEDRLKNEGGGGTAVGAKASQAETGEDSGAGWQLRDGSVVIAAITSCTNTSNPAVMLGAGLLARNAVAKGLKAQPWVKTSLGPGSLVVTDYLKKAGVMDDLEQLGFYVVGYGCTTCIGNSGPLPDDVSAAIAKDDLVVASVLSGNRNFEGRVHPEVKMNYLASPPLVVAYAIAGTTDIDLSRDPLGTGSDGQPVYLRDIWPSNKEIGDTIAATVGPEMFKQNYADVFKGDSRWAAIASPDGELYAWDAASTYIKNPPYFDGMTMQVGSIDDVHGARVLGLFGDSITTDHISPAGNIKKDSPAGRFLQERGVQPADFNSYGSRRGNDDVMVRGTFANIRIKNLMFGGEEGGNTLYRGPDGTQRQKLAIYDAAMQYKADGVPLVVIAGKEYGTGSSRDWAAKGTNLLGVKAVIAESFERIHRSNLVGMGVLPLQFLDNENAQSLGLDGSEVFDISGLQDGASKRATVDAKKADGSVKQFQVKVLLLTPKEVEYFKHGGLLQYVLRQLAARKAA, from the coding sequence ATGAGCGATTCCTTTTCCACCCGTGCCTCGCTCGAGGTCAACGGCAAACGCTACGCCTATTACAGCCTGCCCAAGCTCGCCGAGCGCTTCGACATCGGCCGCCTGCCCTACTCGCTGAAGATCCTGCTGGAAAACCTGCTGCGCCACGAAGATGGCGGCGTCAGCGTGGGCAAGGACCACATCGAAGCGGTGGCGAAGTGGGATCCCAAGGCGGAGCCCGACACCGAGATCGCGTTCATGCCGGCGCGGGTGGTGCTGCAGGACTTCACCGGCGTGCCGTGCGTGGTCGATCTGGCCGCGATGCGCGACGCTGTGGTCAAGCTCGGCGGGCGCCCGGAGCAGATCAATCCGCTGATCCCCTCGGAACTGGTGATCGACCATTCGGTGCAGGTGGACGTGTTCGGCAAGGCCGACGCGCTCGACCTCAACGGCAAGATCGAATTCCAGCGCAACAAGGAACGCTACGGCTTCCTGCGCTGGGGCCAGAAGGCATTCGACAACTTCAAGGTGGTGCCGCCGAACACCGGCATCGTGCATCAGGTCAACCTCGAACACCTGGCGCGGGTGGTGATGACCGGCGAGCACGACGGCGAGACGATCGCCTATCCGGACACCGTGTTCGGCACCGACAGCCATACCACCATGATCAACGGCATCGGCGTGCTCGGCTGGGGCGTGGGCGGCATCGAGGCGGAAGCAGCGATGCTCGGCCAACCCTCGTCGATGCTGATCCCGCAGGTGGTCGGCTTCAAGCTGAGCGGCAGGCTGCCCGAAGGCGCCACCGCCACCGACCTGGTGCTGACGGTGACGCAGATGCTGCGCAAGCACGGCGTGGTCGGCAAGTTCGTCGAGTTCTTCGGCGAGGGCCTGCAGCACCTGCCGCTGGCCGACCGCGCCACCATCGGCAACATGGCGCCGGAGTACGGCGCCACCTGCGGCATCTTCCCGGTCGATGCCGAATCGCTGACCTACCTGCGCCTGTCCGGGCGCAGCGAGGAGCAGATCGCGCTGGTCGAGGCCTACGCCAAGGCGCAGGGCCTGTGGCACGACGCCGACACCGCGCACGCCGCCTACAGCGCCACGCTGGAGCTGGACATGGGCCAGGTCAAGCCGTCGCTGGCCGGCCCCAAGCGGCCGCAGGACCGGGTACTGCTGGAAGACATGCAGCGTAATTTCCGCGACAACCTGGTGCCCTTCGCCGAAGCGCGCCACAAGCGCCATAGCGACCTCAAGCAAGAAGATCGGCTCAAGAACGAAGGCGGCGGCGGCACCGCGGTCGGCGCCAAGGCCTCGCAGGCCGAGACCGGCGAAGACAGCGGCGCCGGCTGGCAGCTGCGCGACGGCTCGGTGGTGATCGCCGCGATCACCTCCTGCACCAACACCTCCAATCCGGCGGTGATGCTCGGCGCCGGGCTGCTGGCGCGCAACGCCGTGGCCAAGGGCCTGAAGGCGCAGCCGTGGGTCAAGACCTCGCTCGGGCCGGGTTCGCTGGTGGTCACCGACTACCTGAAGAAGGCCGGGGTCATGGACGACCTGGAACAACTGGGTTTCTACGTGGTCGGCTACGGCTGCACCACCTGCATCGGCAACTCCGGCCCGCTGCCGGACGACGTGTCCGCGGCGATCGCCAAGGACGATCTGGTGGTGGCCTCGGTGCTGTCCGGCAACCGCAACTTCGAAGGCCGCGTGCACCCGGAAGTGAAGATGAACTACCTGGCCTCGCCGCCGCTGGTGGTCGCCTACGCCATCGCCGGCACCACCGACATCGACCTGAGCCGCGACCCGCTCGGCACCGGCAGCGACGGCCAGCCGGTGTACCTGCGCGACATCTGGCCGAGCAACAAGGAAATCGGCGACACCATCGCCGCCACCGTCGGCCCGGAAATGTTCAAGCAGAACTATGCCGACGTGTTCAAGGGCGACAGCCGCTGGGCCGCAATCGCCTCGCCCGACGGCGAGCTGTACGCCTGGGACGCGGCGTCCACCTACATCAAGAACCCGCCCTACTTCGACGGCATGACCATGCAGGTCGGCAGCATCGACGACGTGCACGGCGCGCGCGTGCTCGGCTTGTTCGGCGACTCGATCACCACCGACCACATCTCCCCGGCCGGCAACATCAAAAAGGACTCGCCGGCGGGCCGCTTCCTGCAGGAACGCGGCGTGCAGCCAGCCGACTTCAACAGCTACGGCAGCCGCCGCGGCAACGACGACGTGATGGTGCGCGGCACCTTCGCCAACATCCGCATCAAGAACCTGATGTTCGGCGGCGAAGAAGGCGGCAACACGCTTTACCGCGGGCCGGACGGCACGCAGCGGCAGAAGCTGGCGATCTACGACGCGGCGATGCAGTACAAGGCCGACGGCGTGCCGTTGGTGGTGATCGCCGGCAAGGAGTACGGCACCGGCTCCTCGCGCGACTGGGCGGCCAAGGGCACCAACCTGCTCGGGGTCAAGGCGGTGATCGCCGAGAGCTTCGAGCGCATCCACCGCTCCAACCTGGTCGGCATGGGCGTGCTGCCGCTGCAGTTCCTGGACAACGAGAACGCGCAGTCGCTGGGACTGGACGGTTCGGAGGTGTTCGACATCAGCGGATTGCAGGACGGCGCCAGCAAGCGCGCCACGGTCGATGCGAAGAAGGCCGACGGCAGCGTCAAGCAGTTCCAGGTCAAGGTGCTGCTGCTGACGCCGAAGGAAGTGGAGTACTTCAAGCACGGCGGCCTGCTGCAGTACGTACTGCGCCAGCTGGCGGCGCGCAAGGCGGCCTGA
- a CDS encoding long-chain fatty acid--CoA ligase gives MSQERPWLQSYPASIPAEIDVDEYRSVAAVFETSVAKFGDRPAYCNFGKTLTYREAGELARHFAAYLLGELQLKKGDRVALMMPNCLQYPIATFGVLLAGMTVVNVNPLYTPRELRHQLVDSGASAIVVIDNFGKTVQDVLADTQLKQVITTGLGDMLGFPKGPLVNFVLKYIKKLVPDYAIPNAVRFRDTLTLGRRHTLPQLDIEPDDIAFLQYTGGTTGVAKGAMLTHRNLVANMLQAGAWIAATGKLEEGKEVIITALPLYHIFALTANGLVFMKLGGLNHLISNPRDMPGFVKELQKTRFTAFTGVNTLFNGLLNTPGFDKVDFSTLKFTLGGGMAVQRAVAERWKQVTGVTLVEAYGLTETSPAACINPLTLQDYNGAIGLPIPSTDACVKDDQGQILATGEVGELCIQGPQVMKGYWRRPEETAGAIDADGWLHTGDMARMDPQGFFYIVDRKKDMILVSGFNVYPNEVEDVIAMMPGVLEVAAVGVPDEKSGEVVKVVIVKKDPNLTAEDVKAHARANLTGYKHPRIVEFRKELPKTNVGKILRRELRDNQA, from the coding sequence ATGAGTCAGGAACGTCCGTGGCTGCAGAGTTATCCGGCCAGCATTCCCGCCGAGATCGATGTCGATGAATACCGATCCGTCGCCGCCGTCTTCGAAACCTCCGTCGCCAAGTTCGGCGACCGTCCGGCCTACTGCAACTTCGGCAAGACCCTGACCTACCGCGAGGCCGGCGAACTGGCCAGGCATTTCGCCGCCTACCTGCTGGGCGAACTGCAACTCAAGAAGGGCGACCGCGTTGCGCTGATGATGCCCAACTGCCTGCAGTACCCGATCGCCACCTTTGGCGTGCTGCTGGCCGGCATGACCGTGGTCAACGTCAACCCGCTGTACACGCCGCGCGAACTGCGCCACCAGCTGGTCGACTCCGGCGCCAGCGCGATCGTGGTGATCGACAACTTCGGCAAGACCGTGCAGGACGTGCTGGCCGACACGCAGCTCAAGCAGGTCATCACCACCGGCCTGGGCGACATGCTCGGCTTCCCGAAGGGCCCGTTGGTCAACTTCGTGCTGAAGTACATCAAGAAGCTGGTTCCCGATTACGCCATCCCCAACGCGGTGCGCTTCCGCGACACGCTGACGCTGGGCCGGCGGCATACGCTGCCGCAACTGGACATCGAGCCGGACGACATCGCCTTTCTGCAATACACCGGCGGCACCACCGGGGTGGCCAAGGGCGCGATGCTGACTCACCGCAATCTGGTCGCCAACATGCTGCAGGCCGGCGCCTGGATCGCGGCGACCGGCAAACTGGAGGAAGGCAAGGAAGTCATCATCACCGCGCTGCCGCTCTACCACATCTTCGCGCTGACCGCGAACGGCCTGGTGTTCATGAAGCTCGGCGGCCTCAACCACCTGATCAGCAATCCGCGCGACATGCCCGGTTTCGTCAAGGAGTTGCAGAAGACCCGCTTCACCGCCTTCACCGGGGTCAACACCCTGTTCAACGGCCTGCTCAATACGCCCGGCTTCGACAAGGTGGATTTCTCGACGCTGAAGTTCACCCTGGGCGGCGGCATGGCAGTGCAGCGCGCCGTGGCCGAGCGCTGGAAGCAGGTGACCGGGGTGACCCTGGTCGAGGCCTACGGCCTGACCGAGACCTCGCCCGCCGCCTGCATCAACCCGCTGACGCTGCAGGACTACAACGGCGCCATCGGCCTACCCATCCCGTCCACCGACGCCTGCGTCAAGGACGACCAGGGCCAGATCCTGGCGACCGGCGAGGTGGGCGAACTGTGCATCCAGGGTCCGCAGGTGATGAAGGGCTACTGGCGCCGCCCCGAGGAAACCGCCGGCGCCATCGATGCCGACGGCTGGCTGCACACCGGCGATATGGCGCGGATGGATCCGCAGGGCTTCTTCTACATCGTCGACCGCAAGAAGGACATGATCCTGGTCTCCGGCTTCAACGTGTACCCGAACGAGGTCGAGGACGTGATCGCGATGATGCCCGGCGTGCTGGAAGTGGCCGCGGTCGGGGTGCCGGACGAGAAATCCGGCGAAGTGGTCAAGGTGGTCATCGTCAAGAAGGACCCCAACCTCACCGCCGAGGACGTCAAGGCGCATGCCCGCGCCAACCTGACCGGCTACAAGCACCCACGCATCGTCGAGTTCCGCAAGGAACTGCCCAAGACCAACGTCGGCAAGATCCTGCGGCGGGAATTGCGCGACAACCAGGCGTAG
- a CDS encoding crotonase/enoyl-CoA hydratase family protein, translating to MSMIDTLPRTRPYSTLRVDSAPTGGEHWIYMHANQGCETARPCFSSQLVHEIVHCQKELKQRLDRENKLLPHVILASDASVFNLGGDLGLFSQLILSGDRHAMLHYARECVLGVHAFHIGLDAGAHSIALVQGNAMGGGFEAALSCHTIVAEKGVLMGLPEVLFDLFPGMGAYSFLCQRISAHLAEKIMLEGNLYTAEQLLQMGLVDVVVPPGEGVAAVQQIIRDHQRIPHARAAMHKVRRLASAVSLEELMKITEVWVDTAMQLGDRSLRTMNRLVRAQTRRSQGVAA from the coding sequence ATGAGCATGATCGACACGCTGCCCCGTACCCGCCCCTACTCCACCCTTCGCGTCGACTCCGCGCCCACTGGAGGCGAGCATTGGATCTACATGCATGCCAACCAAGGCTGCGAAACCGCGCGTCCTTGCTTTTCATCGCAGTTGGTCCACGAGATCGTGCATTGCCAAAAGGAACTGAAGCAGCGCCTGGACCGAGAGAACAAACTTTTGCCCCACGTAATCCTGGCTTCTGACGCCAGTGTCTTCAATCTGGGTGGGGACCTTGGCTTGTTCAGCCAGTTAATCCTTAGCGGCGACCGCCATGCCATGCTCCACTACGCTCGAGAATGCGTGCTCGGAGTACATGCATTTCACATAGGGTTGGATGCAGGGGCTCACAGCATTGCTCTGGTACAAGGAAATGCTATGGGCGGCGGTTTCGAGGCCGCGCTCAGCTGCCATACCATCGTAGCAGAGAAAGGGGTGCTAATGGGTCTGCCCGAAGTCCTGTTCGATCTCTTCCCGGGAATGGGAGCCTATTCGTTTCTATGCCAGCGGATTAGCGCACATTTGGCAGAAAAAATTATGCTGGAGGGCAATCTGTACACTGCCGAACAGTTGCTACAAATGGGTTTAGTAGATGTTGTGGTTCCACCTGGCGAGGGCGTGGCGGCAGTGCAACAGATTATTCGTGATCACCAACGTATTCCACACGCCCGAGCAGCGATGCATAAGGTCCGTCGCCTAGCAAGTGCTGTTTCACTTGAAGAATTAATGAAGATTACGGAAGTCTGGGTCGACACAGCCATGCAGCTGGGTGACAGATCATTGCGCACCATGAACCGTTTGGTTAGAGCACAAACCCGCCGTTCCCAAGGCGTCGCGGCTTGA
- a CDS encoding ATP-binding protein has protein sequence MAKWSPPLIERLAGRPDSEHAQNLIRIVITALFSIYMGWRYFHAGQVNTLPATWLILLFELFVAICLFAAILLRPGISHVRRWIGMLTDYACIGVIMCIEGEPASPLYAVYLWVTIGNGLRYGSSYLRLATAMASVSFLCALIISPFWRGNAYLAWGLWIGLCAVPLYFDSLLKALTKASEEARRANDAKSRFLANMSHEFRTPLNGLSGMTEVLATTRLDAEQRECVNTIQASARTLLSLVEEVLDISVIESGKLRLDKRDFSLRETLQGISLILQPQARAKNLNYQVDVAADVPDNLSGDPGHLGQVLLNLAGNAIKFTEMGRVDIRVRIQKSEQGQPKRLSFDIIDTGIGVPPEMRPRLFEAFEQADVGLSRRYEGTGLGTTIAKGLVEAMDGSIGYQEHPPRGSHFWFELPFVASAAQTTVAAATAGATALAEEFDPSGNVIAFSDPFLRHRARVRGMRILVADDHAANRMVLQRILQKAGHRAICVDGAEAVLDALAESEFDAVIVDLHMPGMSGLDMLKQLRVMQAGGPRTPVVVLSADVTPESIQRCEQAGAHTFLAKPLVANRLLDTLTDIATDGKLRGANETSARPLAASIEGVLDPSVLDELARLGMGEGFEREFISQCLNDAEGCLGGMQLAGEAEHWERLREHAHAIKGVASNLGLVRLASLGGELMHMVEWQMRSEWKQRLVSLNASLTEGREALDMRARSGATQGGSGEIGW, from the coding sequence ATGGCTAAGTGGTCTCCTCCATTGATCGAGCGCCTAGCCGGTCGCCCCGACAGTGAGCATGCTCAGAATTTGATTCGGATCGTGATCACTGCCCTATTTTCGATCTATATGGGGTGGCGCTATTTCCATGCGGGACAAGTCAATACATTGCCAGCAACCTGGCTGATTCTGCTGTTTGAACTGTTCGTCGCAATATGTTTGTTCGCAGCTATCTTGCTTCGTCCTGGGATTTCTCATGTGCGGCGCTGGATTGGCATGTTGACCGACTATGCATGCATAGGTGTAATCATGTGCATCGAGGGGGAGCCTGCATCGCCGCTATATGCGGTTTACTTGTGGGTAACCATCGGCAATGGGCTGCGTTACGGCAGTAGTTATCTGCGTCTGGCCACTGCAATGGCTTCTGTCTCGTTTTTGTGCGCTTTGATCATCTCGCCTTTTTGGCGTGGGAATGCGTATCTTGCCTGGGGATTGTGGATCGGTTTGTGCGCAGTCCCGCTGTACTTTGATTCCCTGCTGAAGGCATTGACCAAGGCAAGCGAAGAGGCACGCCGAGCCAATGATGCCAAGAGTCGCTTTCTTGCCAATATGAGCCATGAGTTCCGCACACCGCTCAATGGTTTGTCCGGCATGACGGAGGTGCTGGCCACGACCCGGCTCGACGCGGAACAGCGTGAATGCGTCAACACTATTCAAGCTTCGGCTCGCACTCTGTTGTCGCTGGTCGAGGAAGTGCTGGATATCTCGGTGATCGAATCGGGCAAGCTGCGCTTGGATAAGCGTGACTTTTCGCTACGCGAGACGCTGCAAGGCATCAGCCTGATCTTGCAACCTCAGGCGCGCGCCAAGAACCTGAACTATCAGGTCGACGTGGCCGCCGACGTGCCGGACAACCTATCAGGCGACCCTGGGCACCTGGGCCAGGTCCTGCTCAATCTGGCGGGCAATGCGATCAAGTTCACCGAGATGGGCCGGGTCGACATCCGCGTGCGGATACAGAAGAGCGAGCAGGGTCAGCCGAAGCGGTTGAGTTTCGACATCATCGATACCGGCATCGGCGTGCCGCCGGAGATGCGCCCGCGGCTGTTCGAAGCCTTCGAACAGGCCGATGTCGGTTTGTCGCGTCGCTACGAAGGTACTGGCCTGGGCACCACGATCGCCAAGGGCTTGGTCGAGGCCATGGACGGCAGCATCGGCTACCAGGAACATCCGCCGCGCGGCAGCCACTTCTGGTTCGAACTGCCGTTCGTGGCCAGCGCTGCGCAGACCACGGTAGCGGCAGCGACAGCTGGCGCAACGGCGCTAGCCGAGGAGTTCGATCCCAGCGGCAACGTCATTGCCTTCTCCGATCCGTTCCTGCGCCATCGCGCGCGCGTGCGCGGGATGCGCATTCTGGTCGCCGACGACCATGCCGCCAACCGCATGGTGTTGCAGCGCATATTGCAGAAGGCGGGGCATCGGGCGATCTGCGTCGATGGCGCCGAGGCGGTGCTCGACGCGCTGGCCGAAAGCGAATTCGACGCGGTGATCGTCGATCTGCATATGCCGGGCATGAGCGGGCTGGACATGCTCAAGCAGCTGCGGGTGATGCAGGCCGGTGGGCCACGCACGCCGGTGGTGGTGCTCAGTGCCGATGTCACCCCCGAATCGATCCAGCGCTGCGAGCAGGCCGGCGCGCACACCTTCCTGGCCAAGCCGCTGGTGGCGAACCGACTATTGGACACGCTGACCGATATTGCCACCGATGGCAAGCTGCGTGGTGCCAATGAGACATCGGCGCGCCCGCTCGCCGCATCGATCGAAGGCGTGCTGGATCCGTCCGTCCTCGACGAACTGGCCAGGCTCGGCATGGGCGAAGGCTTCGAGCGAGAGTTCATCTCGCAATGCCTCAACGATGCCGAGGGCTGCCTCGGCGGCATGCAGCTGGCAGGGGAGGCCGAGCATTGGGAGCGGCTGCGCGAGCATGCACATGCGATCAAGGGCGTCGCGAGCAACCTTGGATTGGTGCGGTTGGCCAGTCTGGGCGGTGAATTGATGCACATGGTTGAATGGCAGATGCGGAGTGAATGGAAACAGCGTCTCGTCAGTCTCAATGCCAGCCTTACCGAGGGGCGGGAAGCACTTGATATGCGAGCTAGGAGCGGTGCCACGCAGGGCGGCAGTGGAGAGATCGGTTGGTAA
- a CDS encoding response regulator produces the protein MQDASISLSGISSSSDRPDWAQGADNRLNIVIVDDQTSARTMLRHVIEDIAPELTVRDFGDSQAALAWCEAGKVDLLLLDYRMPGMDGLEFARRLRRLPKHRDIPIILITVVGDEPIRQAALEAGIIDFLVKPIRPRELRARCHNLLQLRLQSENIKQRAMSLEQRLLASMREVEERERETLSRLARAIEYRDAGTSAYLERMAHVAGLIAEQLGLSEDEVRVIEMAASLHDMGKIAIPDAVLLKPGKLNEDEMAVMRMHPRIGYELLSGSQNRFIQVGALIALRHHERYDGSGYPDGLVGDAIPLEARIVAVADVFDALISPRPYKEAWTMDATLAYLYAQRGRLFDPRCVDALFRGREQLHMICEKFSTASVRPGV, from the coding sequence ATGCAAGATGCCAGCATTAGCCTGTCAGGAATATCCTCCAGCAGCGACCGCCCGGACTGGGCGCAGGGGGCGGACAACCGCTTGAACATCGTCATCGTCGACGATCAAACGTCCGCGCGCACGATGCTGCGCCACGTGATCGAGGACATCGCCCCGGAGCTCACCGTCCGCGACTTCGGCGACTCGCAGGCCGCACTGGCCTGGTGCGAGGCCGGCAAGGTCGACCTGTTGCTGCTCGACTACCGCATGCCCGGCATGGACGGGCTGGAGTTCGCGCGGCGGCTGCGGCGGCTACCCAAGCACCGCGACATTCCGATCATCCTGATCACCGTGGTCGGCGACGAGCCGATCCGCCAGGCCGCGCTGGAAGCCGGGATCATCGACTTCCTGGTCAAGCCGATCCGCCCGCGCGAACTGCGCGCGCGCTGCCACAACCTGCTGCAGCTGCGGCTGCAGAGCGAAAACATCAAGCAGCGTGCGATGTCGCTGGAGCAGCGCCTGCTGGCGAGCATGCGCGAGGTCGAGGAACGCGAGCGCGAGACCCTGTCGCGGCTGGCGCGGGCGATCGAGTACCGCGACGCCGGAACCAGCGCCTACCTGGAGCGGATGGCGCACGTGGCCGGCCTGATCGCCGAGCAGCTGGGCCTGTCCGAGGACGAGGTGCGGGTCATCGAGATGGCCGCGAGCCTGCACGACATGGGCAAGATCGCCATTCCCGATGCGGTGCTGCTCAAGCCCGGCAAGCTGAACGAGGATGAGATGGCGGTGATGCGCATGCACCCGCGCATCGGCTACGAACTGCTCAGCGGCAGCCAGAACCGCTTCATCCAGGTCGGCGCGCTGATCGCGTTGCGCCACCATGAGCGGTACGATGGGAGCGGATACCCCGACGGCCTGGTCGGCGACGCGATTCCGCTGGAAGCGCGGATCGTGGCGGTCGCCGACGTCTTCGACGCGCTGATCTCCCCGCGTCCCTACAAGGAAGCCTGGACCATGGATGCGACCCTCGCCTATCTCTACGCGCAACGCGGCCGCCTGTTCGACCCGCGCTGCGTGGACGCGCTGTTCCGCGGGCGCGAGCAGTTGCACATGATCTGCGAGAAGTTCTCGACAGCTTCGGTTCGGCCGGGGGTCTAA
- the lysS gene encoding lysine--tRNA ligase has protein sequence MTEQTPAPSLPVDENGLIAERRAKLGALRAQGVAYPNDFRRHDFAGDLQTEFADAERWSAEALEAEGRSLRLAGRLLAKRVMGKASFVQLQDESGRIQLFLQANALGPAYDAFKGWDIGDIIGVEGGLTRTKTGELSVRASALRLLTKALRPLPDKWHGLSDVEQRYRQRYVDLIVSPEAREVFVKRSRIIRAMRAWLDARRFLEVETPMMHYIPGGATAKPFTTHHNALDLDLYLRVAPELYLKRLVVGGLERVYEINRNFRNEGVSTRHNPEFTMMELYEAYATYHEVMDLTESVIRDVAQEVLGTTQVHWDGADIDLAPAFRRWRMDEAVRHHNPEISAADCTDRDALLRHCERLKIRTKPSYGWGKLLLEIFEATVEHTLIQPTFITDHPVEVSPLARSSDTEPGYTDRFELFVNGKEIANGFSELNDPEDQAARFQAQVAAKEGGDDEAMHFDADYIRALEVGLPPTGGLGIGIDRLVMLLTGSSSIRDVLLFPYMRPEA, from the coding sequence ATGACCGAGCAGACCCCCGCGCCGTCCCTTCCCGTCGACGAAAACGGCCTCATCGCCGAACGCCGCGCCAAGCTGGGAGCGCTGCGTGCGCAGGGCGTGGCCTATCCGAACGATTTCCGCCGCCACGATTTCGCCGGCGACCTGCAGACCGAGTTCGCCGATGCCGAGCGCTGGAGCGCCGAGGCGCTGGAGGCCGAGGGCCGCAGCCTGCGCCTGGCCGGGCGCCTGCTGGCCAAGCGGGTGATGGGCAAGGCCAGCTTCGTGCAGCTGCAGGACGAGTCCGGGCGCATCCAGCTGTTCCTGCAGGCCAACGCGCTGGGCCCCGCCTACGACGCGTTCAAGGGCTGGGACATCGGCGACATCATCGGCGTGGAGGGCGGGCTGACCCGCACCAAGACCGGCGAGCTGTCGGTGCGGGCCAGCGCGCTGCGGCTGCTGACCAAGGCGCTGCGCCCGCTGCCCGACAAGTGGCACGGCCTGTCCGACGTGGAGCAGCGCTACCGCCAGCGCTATGTAGACCTGATCGTGTCGCCGGAGGCGCGCGAGGTGTTCGTCAAGCGCTCCAGGATCATCCGCGCGATGCGCGCCTGGCTGGACGCGCGCCGCTTCCTGGAAGTAGAGACCCCGATGATGCATTACATCCCCGGCGGCGCCACCGCCAAGCCGTTCACCACCCACCACAACGCGCTGGACCTGGACCTGTACCTGCGCGTGGCGCCGGAGCTGTACCTGAAGCGGCTGGTGGTCGGCGGCCTGGAACGGGTCTACGAGATCAACCGCAATTTCCGCAACGAAGGCGTCAGCACCCGGCACAATCCCGAATTCACCATGATGGAGCTGTACGAGGCCTACGCCACGTACCATGAGGTGATGGACCTGACCGAGAGCGTGATCCGCGACGTGGCCCAGGAGGTGCTCGGCACCACCCAGGTGCACTGGGACGGCGCCGACATCGACCTGGCCCCGGCGTTCCGCCGCTGGCGCATGGACGAGGCAGTCCGCCACCACAACCCCGAGATCAGCGCCGCCGACTGCACCGACCGCGACGCGCTGCTGCGCCACTGCGAGCGGCTGAAGATCCGCACCAAGCCGTCCTACGGCTGGGGCAAGCTGCTGCTGGAGATCTTCGAGGCGACGGTGGAACACACCCTGATCCAGCCGACCTTCATCACCGACCACCCGGTCGAGGTGTCGCCGCTGGCCCGTTCCAGCGACACCGAACCGGGCTATACCGACCGCTTCGAACTGTTCGTCAATGGCAAGGAGATCGCCAACGGCTTCTCCGAACTGAATGATCCGGAAGACCAGGCGGCCCGCTTCCAGGCCCAGGTGGCGGCGAAGGAAGGCGGCGACGATGAGGCCATGCACTTCGACGCCGACTACATCCGTGCGCTGGAGGTCGGCCTGCCGCCCACCGGCGGCCTGGGCATCGGCATCGACCGTCTGGTCATGTTGCTGACCGGCAGCAGTTCGATCCGTGACGTGCTGCTGTTCCCGTACATGCGTCCGGAGGCTTAA